Proteins encoded in a region of the Vicia villosa cultivar HV-30 ecotype Madison, WI linkage group LG5, Vvil1.0, whole genome shotgun sequence genome:
- the LOC131601062 gene encoding uncharacterized protein LOC131601062, producing the protein MGKKKFIDKKNSTTFQLMARDSTDPAFAQSDRVFVRVDNNPRPADSVFADSPDDPDAEFDSDGGYAEGSGPLPDDVRKEILELGFPDDGYNYLFHLREIKNTGGGANFFSNPKFKLEHVSDVKAYDASRVRIKEAAEKEPEENTLYSVASHTANVRVQKAVDPEVAALLDYDSDVSRFGSDVEDLEEDFVVQANLCDDEDDDEEKAHTSNGNNFSEESMMGRSLNNKQVSQVSTYSTLDGDCGPLDGSSNGATGVHCVAEKPRGRRLLDEQFDLLESQEYGTDDNSDYDDYYGDYEESYRAEDESLAEKLKLSLSNHQMDNQELDGGGKYKVPAEGEEEEDSAADVIRRTKEYGEQYEVEDDGKDAVIFEESSDESEVWDCETIVSTYTNLDNHPGKIETPGATRKKKLAETVTAAFSSSSPIISLRGKAKIPLDFLPGGRKPSAEKVKDSTIEKVEPYKRKKHGLESKEEKKERKTAVKEERAEARRTKKEMKELYKCEANRAQRAAAVSGPSSIHLL; encoded by the exons atggggaagaagaaattcATTGACAAAAAAAACTCTACAACATTCCAACTCATGGCTCGTGACTCAACCGATCCAGCATTCGCTCAATCCGACCGTGTTTTCGTTCGCGTCGACAACAATCCTCGTCCCGCCGACTCCGTCTTCGCCGATTCACCCGATGACCCCGACGCAGAGTTCGATAGCGACGGCGGATATGCTGAAGGCAGCGGTCCTTTGCCGGACGATGTGAGGAAGGAGATTCTGGAATTAGGGTTTCCGGATGATGGTTATAACTACTTGTTTCATTTGAGGGAAATTAAGAATACTGGTGGTGGTGCAAATTTCTTTAGTAACCCTAAGTTCAAACTTGAGCATGTTAGTGATGTTAAG gCTTATGATGCTTCGAGAGTGCGAATTAAAGAGGCGGCGGAGAAAGAGCCTGAGGAAAATACTTTGTACAGTGTTGCATCCCATACTGCTAATGTAAGGGTTCAAAAAGCTGTTGATCCTGAAGTTGCTGCACTGCTTGATTATGACAGTGATGTGTCGCGGTTTGGCTCTGATGTCGAAGATTTGGAGGAAGACTTTGTTGTCCAGGCTAACCTCTGTGAtgacgaagatgatgatgaagagaaGGCACACACGTCCAATGGAAATAACTTCTCTGAGGAGTCTATGATGGGTAGGAGCTTAAACAATAAACAAGTATCACAAGTTTCTACTTATTCCACTCTTGATGGTGATTGTGGACCTTTGGATGGGAGTTCAAATGGTGCAACAGGTGTGCATTGTGTTGCTGAGAAGCCAAGAGGTCGTCGTCTGTTAGATGAACAATTCGATTTG CTTGAAAGTCAAGAGTATGGAACTGATGATAACAGTGACTATGATGATTATTATGGTGACTATGAAGAAAGTTATCGAGCTGAAGACGAGTCACTTGCTGAGAAGCTCAAACTCTCGCTTAGCAACCATCAGATGGATAACCAAGAACTTGATGGTGGTGGCAAGTACAAGGTTCCCGCAGAAGGTGAGGAGGAAGAGGATTCTGCTGCTGATGTGATTCGCCGTACCAAGGAATATGGTGAGCAGTATGAAGTTGAAGATGATGGAAAGGATGCTGTAATTTTTGAAGAAAGTAGCGATGAGTCGGAAGTTTGGGATTGTGAGACTATTGTTTCGACGTACACAAATTTAGATAACCACCCTGGAAAGATTGAAACACCGGGGGCAACTAGGAAAAAGAAATTGGCTGAAACTGTGACTGCAGCCTTTAGTTCCTCTAGTCCAATAATTTCCCTAAGAGGAAAAGCTAAGATTCCTTTAGACTTCTTACCTGGTGGTAGAAAACCTTCTGCTGAAAAGGTTAAAGACTCAACAATTGAAAAAGTTGAACCGTACAAGAGAAAAAAACATGGCCTAGAGTCAAAGGaggagaagaaagagagaaag aCTGCTGTGAAGGAGGAACGGGCTGAAGCACGGCGCactaaaaaagaaatgaaagagcTTTATAAGTGTGAAGCTAACCGGGCACAAAGAGCTGCAGCTGTATCTGGCCCTTCATCCATTCATCTATT GTAA